DNA from Pseudomonas mendocina:
CTTTGTGGGCCTGTGAACGTCTCCAGGCGCGGGTTCTTTCCATGATGGTGTCCTCGTGAATACCGGGTTCAGCAGCCGCGGTAGTACGAGTCCGGTATAGAGTAGTTGCGAATCAATACCCTGAAAAGCTATTTTCAGTCGCTCTAGCAAAGGTGGGAGTCCAGGCATTTTGTGGTCTATGGATGGTTTTCTTTCGCTCTGTTCAGCGGTGAAGACGCTGTCCCGCTTTCGCGGGAATGACGACTGTTTCAGACCTTCCCTCAAGGGTAATCGCGGCGGCTTGTACGAACGAGATGACTCCTAAGGGTGGTCAGTGGAACTGTGTCACATTCATGGTAGCCGTTGCTTTCTGCTCGAATCAGGCTGCTATGATTCTTTCGCGGTATGTGCTCCATAAAGGGAATTAGTGTGTCGCTTCGGGAGTGAAGCTATTGTTCATGCCATACCGCCTATCGCTGTTAAATATCAATACATCGATATTGGTAGGCATGCTCTTGCCGGCAGCTTTTCTTATGCCCTTGTGCGGCAGCGTTTGGCTTGCTTCTCCCGACTCACATCACTGATGCATACACTACTTGGAAGGCAAGAGTCATCATATGGACAGGATAGGCTTCGAAAAACTGTATTTGCAAGCGTACTTCATAGGTCTGAAAACCTCCCTGAATAGTCAGGAGATCAGTCAGGTTCTATGCCTGAAAAATTTGCGAATGCGCAGGGAATTGAAAGAATTGATAGCAGGGAGAAAGTGAAGAATGAGGCGGATTTTTTTCAGCAGCGTATTGCTCGTGGTGTCTTCTTTTAGTGGTGCGGCGGAGTTTCGTTGGCAATACATGCTGGGTGGGCGTATAGGGAATTTTACCAGTCCTTACTATGCATGTGCCGCAGCTGTTGCATCTACTTGGTTTAATGGTAAGAAAGAACTTGTTGATGTGGTTTTTACCAGTCCATCCAAGACCACAGCGCACTGTTATGTCCGGCTAAGCCAGTGCAGTGGAACTCAATGTGGAGAATGGTATACGCCAGAGCCTCCTAACTCGATTGATGGACACCGGGTTAACGCTCTACGAGATGGAGAGGCTTGCTTTCCTGGGCGTACTCTGGATGCTGATCTGGGTATATGCGTAGATCTTGGCGCTGGCTTACAAGCCGGCGGTGGAGACGCCTCTTGTAAGGTGAGTAATACCGGGCCAGGTGTGTATGCTGGTAATCCTATAAATTTCTCTGCTGCAAACAAATATGAAAAAATTACTCCATACCGGGCTTCCGTAGGGCGCCTTGAATTTTCCTTGCATTATAATAGTGCGAAGTTGGCTTGGTCTAATAGCTACTCTGATCATTTGACGGAGTTTCAAGCGAGGACTTATGTGACCTTGTCGGATGGTAGGATAATCGCGTTTACGGGCACGAGCGGTCGGATGGTTGCAAAAGAGACTGCTGATATTCTGCAAAAAAATACAGGCGAGTGGGTGCTATACCGCGAAACAGGTGAGAGGCTCTACTTTGATGCCTACGGGCAACTCAAAAAGGCCGCTTGGCCAGATGATGAATTGGTAATTACAAAAACCAATTATCCTCTGACGACTACTGTGACCTCTCGTCATGGCGAGTCCATTAGTTTCGTCAGAGGAGGGAATGGGAATCTTCTGAGTGTCAATAGTCCGCAAGGAATCATAACGTTCGAGTATTACACGGATAAAATAACCAAAATAAACCGAAATATCGGTGGTGTGCTGTCAACCCAGCTTCTGCATTACGAGCATACACACAAGGGATTGCTGACAGGGATAACGGATGAGCGCGGTATCCGTTACGTGACGTGGGGGTATGACGAGCAGCGGAGGCCTATTCTCAGTGATAGTTCTTTAGAAGGGGGCGCTACGCATATCCAGTACTCGGAAGATGGGAGTGTCACCGTCACCAATCCCTTGGGAAAAAAGACTACTTACACCTTTTTGACTGTAGCTAGTGCCGGTGGATGGATTGATGTAGGTGTCAAGCGAGTTACATCAATCCTAGGTGAACCATCACCAAATTGTGCAAGTAGCAATTCAAACTTCACTTATGACACTCGCGGTTTGCTCAAGACCAAGATCGACAACAAGGGTAATCGAACCACTTACGATTACAACACCCGTGGTCTTGAGATATCCCGCACTGAGGCCAGTGGTACACCCCAGGCGCGTACTGTTACCACCGCATGGCACCCTGAGTTGTTCTTGCCGGTGACGATCACGGAGCCTGATCGCATTACCCAATACACCTATGACAACCAGGGGCGGCAGACCAGTCAGTCTGTCACTTCGCGCTGACGTGGCATGTATTTGTTTGGAAAACCATTTGATTAAGAATGTAGTGCGGTTTTATCGTGGCTAATTATTTTAAAATAAATTTGTACTTTTTTGAGGGTGTTCTGTGTGATGACTTGTAAGTGTATAGAGTGCCTTAGTTTTTAGCGTTGTGCTCGGGTTAATATTAAATTCTTTTGGGTTTTTAATGTCATTTGGCAAGGCTTGGTTGGGGGAGGGGTATGAGGGATAAGGAATCGTGTCGTTTGTTTTGTGGTTTTTATTTGCAGCTGATTCTGATGTTTACGGTGTTCTTCGTACCCGTGCATGCGTGGGCGGACTATGGGTGGTGGGACTTTATTGGCATAAATTCGCCGGATGTTAAGGGGCCTTATCCAAATGCTGAAATTGCCTGTCAAGTGGCAGTTGCCAGTATCTGGTATAGGGGGGAGAAAAGGTTCACTCATCATGTAATGGGCAGCAGCGGTGATTCTGCAACTTGTCATGTAGAGCTCAAAGCATGCAGTACCTGTGAATGGCAAGTTCCACAGCCTCCGCACTGGATTGACGGGGGGGGCTATATTGGCAATACGTAAGGGAACGCCTTGTTCATCGGGTAAGGGGGCTGACATCAAGAGTGGGGCGTGTTTCTTTGACCAGGGGAACCGTCAGGGGAGTCCTCCTGTTAGCTGTGCCACTCCACAGGACAAGAAAGGCAACCCCATATCGATACTGAGTGGTAACAAATACGCTCAAGAGTCCTTCTATCAAGGGAGCGATCCTTTTCCCGTGAAGCTGGAGTTGGTTTATAACAGTTTGGATAGGCAGTGGCGCCACAATTACTCTACTACCCTTCATGAGACCAGTAGTGCGCTTGTTGTTGTATTCGCAGATGGACGATCCGCTGGCTATGATAAGCAAACGGGTGTACCGATAAATGGTAGTGAACTCAGTCGTTTGGAAAGGATTGCAGATGGGTGGGTGCATTATTCTCACGGCGGCGAGCAGACGTTCTTTAATGCATCGGGTCGAGTGGTTCGTATAACGTTTCCTGGGCGGGGCACTGTAGAGTTGTCGTATTCGCCGGCCACCATCATTCGTTACCAATATAATGGTAGGAATTACACGCAGTCGCAGCGAAATATAAAGGTCAAAGGAAAAACTCAAGAATTGATGGTCGTGGAAAGGGATCAGGCGCGAGTTGTTTCTGCGAGTGTTGATGATAGTAGGTTTTACTTTGATTGGGATGTGTCATTGATGCGTTTGAGCGAAGTTTCTTTCAGGTCGTCCCAAACTTCAGATTTGCAGAGCCGCAAGTACCACTACGAATCGATCTATGGCTCTCAACTTCTAACAGGTATTACCGATGAACGGGGTGTTAGGTATTCGACATGGACTTATGACCCGCAAGGGCGCGCGACCTCCAGCGAGCATTCCAGCGGGGCGGACAAGGTATCGATTATCTATAGCAACGACGACAGTTCTACCGTCATCAATCCTTTAGGTCAGAGGACGGTTTATCGCTTCGCTGATTTTGGCGGCGTAAGGCGAATCACGGCAATTGAGGGGGAGCCGTCTCCAAATTGCTCAAGCAGCAACTCGATCTTCACTTATGATGAACGTGGCTTGCTCAAGACCAGGATCGACAACAAGGGCAACCGTACGACCTACGAGTACAACTCTCGTGGCCTTGAGGTATCCCGCACTGAAGCCAGTGGTACGCCCCAGGCGCGTACTGTTACCACCGCATGGCACCCTGAGTTGTTCTTGCCGGTGACGATCACGGAGCCTGATCGCATTACCCAATACACCTATGACAGCCAGGGGCGGCAGACCAGTCAGTCCATCACTCAACGCTGACCACAGAAGGAACTGAACAATGAAAACCTTGTATTGCGGCAGCCTTCTATCGCTGGCTTTGGCTGTTGCTCTCGGTGCTGCGGGTGTGCAGGCCGCCGAGCGGAACTGGAGTTACACCTACAACAGCCAGGGTCTGATCGAAACGGCCAACGGACCTCGTACCGATGTCTCCGACATCACCACCTACGCCTATGACTCCCAGGGCCGCCTGACGACAGTTACCAATGCACTGAGCCATATCACCCAGCTGTCTAACTTCGACAATTACGGCAATCCCCAGACGGTGGTGGATGCCAATGGGGTAACCACATCGCTGGGCTATAGCCCCCAAGGTTGGCTGGCCTCGGTCAGTACGGCAGGCAGCACCACTAGTTTCGAGCACGATGCGATTGGGCAGATCACCAAGGTTACGCGTGGCGATGGAAGCTGGTTGGAATACAGTTGGAGCGCTGCGCGTCGCCTTACCGCGATCACCAACAACCGTGGGGAAAAAATCGAATATGACTATGACCCCATGGGTAACCGCACAGCCCAGCGGCTACGTGATGCCAGCAACAATCTGAGCCTGCAGCAGAGCTGGGCTTACGACGAGCTGGGCCGCCTGCTGCGTAGCGTGGGAGCAGCAGGACAGACCTCCCAATACGGCTACGACCTCAATGACAACTCCACGTTGAGTCGAACGCCCAAACAGCACAACACCACCCGCAGCTTCGATGCACTGGATCGCCTGGTTTCGA
Protein-coding regions in this window:
- a CDS encoding RHS repeat domain-containing protein, which encodes MRRIFFSSVLLVVSSFSGAAEFRWQYMLGGRIGNFTSPYYACAAAVASTWFNGKKELVDVVFTSPSKTTAHCYVRLSQCSGTQCGEWYTPEPPNSIDGHRVNALRDGEACFPGRTLDADLGICVDLGAGLQAGGGDASCKVSNTGPGVYAGNPINFSAANKYEKITPYRASVGRLEFSLHYNSAKLAWSNSYSDHLTEFQARTYVTLSDGRIIAFTGTSGRMVAKETADILQKNTGEWVLYRETGERLYFDAYGQLKKAAWPDDELVITKTNYPLTTTVTSRHGESISFVRGGNGNLLSVNSPQGIITFEYYTDKITKINRNIGGVLSTQLLHYEHTHKGLLTGITDERGIRYVTWGYDEQRRPILSDSSLEGGATHIQYSEDGSVTVTNPLGKKTTYTFLTVASAGGWIDVGVKRVTSILGEPSPNCASSNSNFTYDTRGLLKTKIDNKGNRTTYDYNTRGLEISRTEASGTPQARTVTTAWHPELFLPVTITEPDRITQYTYDNQGRQTSQSVTSR
- a CDS encoding DUF6531 domain-containing protein — translated: MNGKFHSLRTGLTGGAILAIRKGTPCSSGKGADIKSGACFFDQGNRQGSPPVSCATPQDKKGNPISILSGNKYAQESFYQGSDPFPVKLELVYNSLDRQWRHNYSTTLHETSSALVVVFADGRSAGYDKQTGVPINGSELSRLERIADGWVHYSHGGEQTFFNASGRVVRITFPGRGTVELSYSPATIIRYQYNGRNYTQSQRNIKVKGKTQELMVVERDQARVVSASVDDSRFYFDWDVSLMRLSEVSFRSSQTSDLQSRKYHYESIYGSQLLTGITDERGVRYSTWTYDPQGRATSSEHSSGADKVSIIYSNDDSSTVINPLGQRTVYRFADFGGVRRITAIEGEPSPNCSSSNSIFTYDERGLLKTRIDNKGNRTTYEYNSRGLEVSRTEASGTPQARTVTTAWHPELFLPVTITEPDRITQYTYDSQGRQTSQSITQR